The stretch of DNA TTCGTCCAGACGCGACCCGCCTCGATTTTTCGGCCGAACCGGTACGCAGTATTGATATCGCGTGTCCAGACGCCCGAACCAAGACCGTACAATGTATCATTTGCGATTTCCAAGGCTTCTTCTTTCGTCTTGAATGTCGTCACCGACACAACAGGACCGAAGATTTCCTCTTGGAAAATCCGCATTTTATTATTCCCTTTGAAGACCGTAGGCTGAACGTAGTAGCCGCCTTCCAACTCCCCTTCCAGCCGGTTCTGCTCCCCGCCAATCAGGCATTCCGCGCCCTCTTGCTTGCCGATATCGAGATAGGACAAGATTTTTTCCAGTTGCTCCGTTGATGCCTGGGCACCCATCATGACTGATGGATCTAGCGGATTTCCAATTTTGATCGCTTTGACACGTTCCAGAGCACGCTCCATGAATTCATCATAAATCGACTCCTGAATCAAGGCGCGCGAAGGGCATGTGCACACTTCCCCTTGGTTCAGCGCGAACATGACGAAGCCTTCAATCGCTTTATCCAGGAATTCATCATCTTCCGCCATCACGTCCTCAAAGAAGATGTTCGGCGATTTCCCGCCTAGTTCCAGCGTGACCGGGATGATATTTTGAGAAGCATATTGCATGATGAGTCGACCTGTCGTCGTCTCTCCTGTAAACGCAATCTTGCCGATCCGCGGATTGGAGGCAAGCGGTTTTCCGGCTTCCAAACCGAAACCGTTTACGACATTGACTACGCCTGCCGGCAATAAATCCTCGATGAGTTCAATTAATACCATAATCGAAGAAGGAGTCTGCTCGGCCGGCTTCAATACGACACAGTTCCCTGCAGCAAGGGCGGGGGCCAATTTCCAAACCGCCATGAGAAGTGGAAAATTCCAAGGGATGATCTGGCCGACGACTCCGATCGGCTCATGGAAATGGTACGCAACCGTATCGTCATCAATCTGGCTTACGCCGCCCTCTTGCGAACGGATAGCCGACGCGAAATACCGGAAGTGATCGATGGCGAGCGGCAAATCGGCGTTCAATGTTTCACGGACCGCCTTGCCGTTTTCCCAAGTTTCTGCAACAGCTAACATTTCCAAGTTCTCTTCCATGCGATCGGCGATTTTCAGAAGAATGTTCGCACGTTCCGTCACCGATGTCTTCGCCCATGAATCCTTCGCCGCGTGGGCTGCATCCAAGGCAAGCTCGATATCTTCCTTCGTCGACCGGGCAACTTGGGTAAATATTTTTCCTGTCACCGGTGTGACATTATCAAAGTACTCCCCGTTTACAGGGGCTGTCCATTTACCGCCAATAAAATTGTCGTACCGTTCCTTGAAGTTCACCTTTGCTCCATCCGTGTTCGGAAACGCATAAACTTGACTTTCTGTGGCTTGTACCAAATTCCATTCCTCCCTTGATTATTTTTCGTTTGGTAACCGGCGGCTCAATTTGCACGCAAGATTACCATATGCTGCAAGCTTCCCTGATATGTCCTCTTTATCATTACATATTGGAGCTTGTCCTATCATTCTGTCAGACTAACTCAAATTTTTCAACTATTTAGTTTATGTAAAATTTGAAACGGCGGGTTGTCAAGGTTTATTCAATCTCCCGTAATAATTTGTTCATAATTCATCCGTAAGATTGAGGCAGATGAATTACAAAGGAGACGGATACAATGGAACATTCAAAAGGCAAACAATTCTTATCTACTCTGGCGTCAGGGGTACTGGGTTCGATGTTGACATTGGGCGTTGTTGCGAACACCGACTTGCTCACCGCCGAGACGCAAGAGGTTTCGGAAAGTGAAACGGCGACGGCCAATTATGAAGTGCACCCTACTTCCGTAAAAAGTGCCGCTTCCCTATCGGATATGGTAGAACAAGCTTCCGGAGCGATTGTCGGCATCGTCAATTATCAAAATACGGGGAATCGGTTTGCACAGGCCAGCCAAAGTATCGAGGCCGGTTCCGGCTCAGGCGTGATTTATAAAATTGATGGAGATCATGCGCTAATCGTCACAAACAACCATGTAATCGAAGGGGCAGCCAAAGTGGAAGTTGTCTTGGACAACGGCGAGAAAACAGATGCCGAAGTCATCGGGAAAGATGCCTTGAGCGATCTGGCTGTCTTGAAAATTGATGCCAAATATGCGGAAACCGTACTGGAATTCGGCGATTCAGGCACCCTCCGTGCTGGCGATCAAGTCATTGCGATCGGGAATCCGCTCGGGCTTGATTTCTCCGGAACGGTCACCCAAGGGATTGTCAGCGCGGTCAACCGGTCGATAGACGTCAAAACTTCGGCGGGCCATTGGGAAATGAACGTTATCCAAACAGACGCAGCCATCAATCCCGGTAACAGCGGCGGGGCTCTGCTGAATACGGACGGAAAAGTGGTGGGCATCAACAGCTTGAAAATTGCCGAGAACGGCGTGGAAGGCCTCGGCTTCGCCATTCCGAGCAATGATGTCATCCCGCTTCTCGAGGAGATGGTCGAACACGGCCAAGTGGAACGGGCCTATATCGGCGTCGGTCTTGCCGATCTCGCCGAAGTACCGGCCATGTACGTCCAGGACCTCCCAGAATCCGTTACAGGCGGGGTCTTGGTTACGAGCGTCGATCCTTCTTCAGCAGCAGGAAAAGCCGGCTTGCAACAACAAGATGTCATCACGGCGATCAACGGAAAAGACATCGAAAATTCCGTAGAACTCCGTAAATTTCTCTATTCCGAGTTATCGGTCGGCGACAAAGCGAAGTTCACAATCTATCGTGGCAATGAAAAACAGACCATCGAACTGACCTTGACGAGCACGTCATCCAGGGAGGGGTGAAAACAGGTTTTCGTTTGACATTCCGCCCGGTTGGTTGTACAACTCCACGGGATGGTTGGACAACAACCGGGGCATGGTGGCCACCCGACCGTTCGTTGGAAACCCTGACCCGTTCGTTGAACATCTCCCCCGATTGGTTGGACGACAACAGCGTTTCGTTGTACACCCGACCGTTCGTTGGAAATCCTGCCCCATTCGTTGGACATCTCCCCCGGTTGGTTGGAGAACTCCACGGGATGGTTGGACAACAACAGCGTTTCGTTGCACACCCGCCCATTCGTTGGACATCTCCCCCGGTTGGTTGGACAACTCCACGGGATGGTTGGACAACAACAGCGTTTCGTTGCACACCCGCCCATTCGTTGGACATCTCCCCCGGTTGGTTGGACAACTCCACGGCATGGTTGGACAGCAACGGAGTTTCGTTGCATACCCGCTCCTTCGTTGGAAACCCTGCCCCATTCGTTGGACATCTCCCCCGGTTGGTTGGAGAACTCCACGGGATGGTTGGACAACAACAGCGTTTGGTTGTACACCCGCCCCTTCGTTGGAAATCCCGACCCATTCGTTGGACATCTCCCCCGATTGGTTGGAGAACTCCCCAGAATGGTTGGACAACAACAGCGTTTCGTTGTACACCCGCCCGCTCTTCCTAAAAAGCCGACTTCCTCGATAATCCTCCAAGGTTGATTATTTCCCGTAATCGTTTTACCTTGAATGAAAGGACAAGGAGGGCGGCCTATGAAAATATTAGTGATTGAAGACAATGAAAGCGTGTCCTCGATGATCGAGCTCTTCTTTTCCAAGGAAGGGATCGACGGGGAGTTTATCCAGGACGGATTGGAAGGCTATCGGCGGGCAAGCGGAGAACATTGGGATTGCCTGATCATCGATTGGATGC from Bacillus sp. OxB-1 encodes:
- the adh gene encoding aldehyde dehydrogenase, which gives rise to MVQATESQVYAFPNTDGAKVNFKERYDNFIGGKWTAPVNGEYFDNVTPVTGKIFTQVARSTKEDIELALDAAHAAKDSWAKTSVTERANILLKIADRMEENLEMLAVAETWENGKAVRETLNADLPLAIDHFRYFASAIRSQEGGVSQIDDDTVAYHFHEPIGVVGQIIPWNFPLLMAVWKLAPALAAGNCVVLKPAEQTPSSIMVLIELIEDLLPAGVVNVVNGFGLEAGKPLASNPRIGKIAFTGETTTGRLIMQYASQNIIPVTLELGGKSPNIFFEDVMAEDDEFLDKAIEGFVMFALNQGEVCTCPSRALIQESIYDEFMERALERVKAIKIGNPLDPSVMMGAQASTEQLEKILSYLDIGKQEGAECLIGGEQNRLEGELEGGYYVQPTVFKGNNKMRIFQEEIFGPVVSVTTFKTKEEALEIANDTLYGLGSGVWTRDINTAYRFGRKIEAGRVWTNCYHAYPAHAAFGGYKASGIGRENHLQMLSHYQQTKNMLVSYSPNKQGFF
- a CDS encoding S1C family serine protease, yielding MEHSKGKQFLSTLASGVLGSMLTLGVVANTDLLTAETQEVSESETATANYEVHPTSVKSAASLSDMVEQASGAIVGIVNYQNTGNRFAQASQSIEAGSGSGVIYKIDGDHALIVTNNHVIEGAAKVEVVLDNGEKTDAEVIGKDALSDLAVLKIDAKYAETVLEFGDSGTLRAGDQVIAIGNPLGLDFSGTVTQGIVSAVNRSIDVKTSAGHWEMNVIQTDAAINPGNSGGALLNTDGKVVGINSLKIAENGVEGLGFAIPSNDVIPLLEEMVEHGQVERAYIGVGLADLAEVPAMYVQDLPESVTGGVLVTSVDPSSAAGKAGLQQQDVITAINGKDIENSVELRKFLYSELSVGDKAKFTIYRGNEKQTIELTLTSTSSREG